Below is a genomic region from Henckelia pumila isolate YLH828 chromosome 3, ASM3356847v2, whole genome shotgun sequence.
CTGGGAAAAGATCAAAATTCGAATTTCTACTTGGATTGGGTCTCATGTAGAGTTTGAGAATGTCTCAATCTCATATTTATTAAGAGATTGGGATTTTGTCTATTGTTGATATGAGTAGGATCATGACTAGATTTTTGTTGATTGCCGATCACTTGTCCGCCTATTGTACTCAATAGTTTTCccgtaattaatattatattgtttcttatcaaaaaataaaaaataaaaaattcagtcGCTTTATTCACATATCCGTTTTGGCTTATCCATTTTGTTTCTTATCGGGCTTCAGGTTTTACTCAAGGGTGCCAGTGGGGATGAGTTGAAGAAAGTGAAAAATGTTATCCACTATAGTGTTTTTGCTGCTTATCACTTATCTCTAGAGACCTCATTTCTTGCTGATGAAGGGGCTTCGCTGCCAGAATTCCCTTTGACATCTCCGATTAAGGTTGCGCTGCCTGATAAACCCTCAAACTTTGAAAGGTCCATAACTATGGTACGGAACAACAATCTTCATCCATCTGAAAAACCTCAAGTGTTCCAGCAGCCTGGCTCTCAGTCTAAGAACAACCTGTTTCTTGATATCAGACAATCATCTAGAATAGTTCCCATGTCTGAGACAGACCCTCGAGGTTGTGCTCCAAGTCCTAATTTTGCATCTGCCACGGGTAATACAGACACTATACTTCCGCAGGAGTATATCTCTGATGCTGATTCATACAAGGAGACAAGTGGGCTCGGTTTCAGAGAATTTTATGCAGCTGAAAAGCCTTTGAATCAAATAGGTGAAACAGAGGGAAAAGATGATCTAGTTCCTAACTTCGTTTTCAGCCCAGAGGTTTCTAGACTCAGATTTGGCTTTTCTTATGCTCATGGAAATAAAATGCCTCCGCATTTGAACAGTTATGAATCGACATCTTTGGGACAGGATAACATTGATAATCATGGGAAGTTAGCATCGTCGAAGGAAGAGTTTCTTCCCTCACCGTCTGATCATCAGAGCATTCTGGTTTCTCTTTCGACAAGGTGTGTGTGGAAAGGAAGTATATGCGAGCGTGCTCATCTCTTTCGAATCAAATACTATGGATGCTTTGATAAACCTTTGGGTCGATATCTTTGGGATAATTTGTTTGACCAGGTATCTGATTTTTTTTCTACATCTTTGAATGCTACTTGATGTGGCTATATTTTACACATCAAACTTTGAATGCGTGGTTTGTAAATTCTTATCAGGGCTACCGTTGTCACTCGTGCGAAATGCCATCAGAAGCACATATATATTGCTACACTCATCAACAAGGCAGCCTTACAATTTCTGTAAAAAAGTTTTCAGAATTCCTTTTGCCTGGGGAGCGAGAAGGAAAGATTTGGATGTGGCATCGGTGCCTACGTTGTCCAAGGACCAATGGTTTCCCTCCTGCTACCAAAAGAGTGGTTATGTCAGATGCTGCCTGGGGTTTATCttttggaaaatttttggaACTTAGTTTTTCAAATCATGCTGCTGCAAGCAGGGTTGCTAGCTGTGGTCATTCTCTTCATAGAGATTGTCTTCGATTTTATGGGTATGCATTTATTTTACTAATCTGGATATAGTTCAATTTAGAGTTCTCCAATTTACACTTTGATTGTTAAATTTTGTGCAATCCTGCAAGTCGAAGGTCCAGCTGAATCTCATTTCTGCTCCATTCTCATGAGATTTTTGTTGAAATCCTGTTGGTTGAAGTTTGATGATCGCATTCTATTTCATTTCCTTTTATGCTTGTTGATAATTGCTCCTTGATTAGAAAATAACACCTCTCTTTTTTGAGGAAATTCCAAGGTCCTGCTTCACGTCTGTTCCAGTTCCTTCATATCAATGTGCAAACTTGCATTAGATTTTGAGctttcttttcgaagagttgcTTTACATTCCTAAATACAGATTTTCTATTGCGCTTTTGGGAATAATCCAAGTGATGTGCTCTCAGAATTTCTAGCTTAGTTTGTTTTGGCAGGTCTCGCAAAATTTTCTTACATGGTTGTACTCTATGCAGTTTCGGGAGGATGGTGGCATGCTTCCGGTATGCTCCCATCAATGTTCATTCTGTTCATCTCCCACCCTCAAAACTtgaatttaatcatcaaaagCAGGAGTGGACACAGAAAGAACTTGATGAGGTGAAATTTTGTAAATAATCGGCTAATTGTTCCCCCAGATATTTGTAGTTCACAGCACTCATGCCTCGGTACAATAATTCGTGACTACAGGTCAGCAGCAAGGCTCGTCTTCTTTTTGCTGAGGTATCCGAAGCTCTGCCTCGGATATCTGAAAAGATTGCTAAAAGTGTTCGCACGAAAGCACCTGAATCAGTTCAGCAGATTGCGGAACTGGAATTGATGATTCAGATGGAGAAGGAAGATTTTGAGGTGGTTTATATGGAAAGTTACTCAATATGCATTAAATTCAATTGGGGTGAATTATATTTGAGCTTTGTTAAACTTGCATGAAGACAACCCATTATAAATTGAATTGGGGTGAATTATATTTGAGCTTTGTTATCACGTGTTAGTACTGATGCCTTCAGCTAATTTTTTTTCTGGATACAAATGGGACAGTCTAAATTCCAATTTTTGCTTCTGAAAAACATATCGCCATATTACATGTACAAAATTTTGTTCCTCTGTTATCTCCATCTAACCAAAGTCATGGTGTTTAGGAGTCACTGCAGTGTGTTTTCGAGAAGGAGCCTAAATCTGGTCTGCCGGAAATTGACATTCTTGAGATCAACAGACTCAGAAGGCAGTTAATTTTGCACGCTTATGACTGGGACCAGCGTTTGATACATGTTTCTAGATCTAATTTTCTAGGCTGGAGCAACTCAGTACCACAGCTGTCAGAGAAGCCTGGCAGTTCAGGGGAAAGACCAACTGGGATGGATGTGTTTTCCAGGTTAGGGAGAGGCTTCAGTAGCTGTGATTCttctcttgaaaattttaagcctGATATAGAACTTGCTGGGAAAGAGCATGGCCAAGTCAACTCAGCTTATGAGATTAATAAATCAGTGGACACGAGTTTGATCGAGAGCAATATCAATAAGCCTGACAGTTATCAATGTTCTGGCGCAAGTTTGACAGGGAAGCCCGACAACCCAGAAACTGGAAAAAGTGTGCGACGGGCTCGATCAGTGGGGCAGTTCCCCCCAGTGGAAGCTCTATCTGATAATTTAGATGCTGCATGGACTGGCAATCTCCCTCCAGCAGCTATGGTTTTCGAGGAGAATGAGTTCATATCTCCTAATCTACTTTCCAGAAGCTCCTCTCCTGGCATTGTGTCAACCTCAGCAGAACCTGCTGAAAGTAACTTTGCTAGTGGTAAATCTATGGCTGAGGATACTCATACCTTTAATTCTGTGTTACCAGCAAAAGGTCCTAGTGATATAGGCAATCCAAGTAGTTGGATGGGCATGCCGTTTTCAACTCCGTATCAGTCATTTAACAAGAATTCTTCTCCTAATGCGCAGAAGCTTTGTAAGATAAGCGACTATAATCCTGTATATGTCTCATCGTTGAGAAAGCTGGTATGTTGGGGTGGAGCTAGGCTGCTGCTACCCTTAGCTTCTAGGGACACTGTTGTTCCAGTTTATGATGATGAGCCTACTAGCATCATTTCATATACCCTAGTCTCACCAGACTACAAAAAGCTTATGTCAGAGGAACCTGAAATACTATGGAAAGATTCTTTAGGATTCTCAAGTACATTATCGATTTTGGAGtcatttaatttgttttcacCTCATTCTTATGATGAGACACCTTCCGAATCCTTAAGGACTCTTGGTTCTACGGATGAAAGCATCTTATCCTCTGGCTCGCGAAGTTTCTCAGGTTTGGACCCAGTTTTAGTTCCAAATGCGTTGCATGCCAGAATATCTTTCTCTGATGATGGCCCTCCAGGAAAGGTGAAGTATAATGTGACTTGTTATTTTGCAAAGCAGTTTGAGGCCCTGAGGAAAACTTGCTCTGTTAGTGAGTTAGACTTCATTCGCTCTCTCAGTCGCTGTAAGAAGTGGGGTGCACAGGGAGGTAAAAGCAACGTCTTCTTTGCCAAAACATTGGATGACAGATTTATTATCAAACAGGTAACAAAGACGGAGCTAGAGTCTTTTTTAAAGTTTGCTCCATCTTACTTCAAGTACTTATCGGAGTCTTTAAAGACTGGATGTCCCACTTGCCTGGCAAAGATTTTAGGCATCTATCAGGTACCAATTATTGTCTACTTAGATCTTTTAACTAATTGCCTACTTTTTTGTGCCTATTCTCAACTTCATTTTTAAATTCAGTTTGCCAGAATAGCTTCATTGAATTGCTGATGACTGATCTGTTGGATCTTCCGACAGAAGCTATAGCTTTTAAGACACACAAAAACTGATTTTGCATGCCATGTCAAGTTCATAAAATTGTTATGTTTAGAACTGTCGGAAACTTGTTAACTCCATTTTGCTTTCAAAAACTTCTCAATCACACGCTGTCTTTTTACTCCAAAATTATAGTTTTTGCCATTTCAGAAAGCTAATGTTTTATTTGGGTGGTGGTAAATACAAAGGTCGCGTCAAAGCATCTGAAAGGAGGAAAAGAATCAAAACTTGATGTTTTGGTGATGGAGAATCTTCTTTTCAATCGCAATATCACCCAACTCTACGATCTCAAGGGATCTGCTCGATCACGGTATAATTCGGATTCAAGTGGAAACAAtaaagttcttcttgatcagAATCTCCTAGAGGCAATGCGAACTTCTCCTATTTTTTTGGGAACCAAGGCAAAACGTCTACTGGAGAGAGCAGTGTGGAATGACACTAATTTTCTCGCTGTGAGTTGTGAATTCGTTGTCATTCTTCTAAACTAGTCTCCATTTTCACCTTCCTAAGTAAATGCATGACATAGTACCATGTGAGTGCTAGCGGGAAACTATCACTTTCGTATTGGTCCATATTTAACCAATGCCGCGTCCACCTCTTTACATGAGCTATGGCCCAGTAAATCtgacttgcattttttttttactctggTACAGTCGATAGATGTGATGGACTACTCGCTGCTTGTTGGTGTGGATGATGAAAAGCACGAGTTGGTACTTGGGATCATCGATTTCATGAGACAATACACATGGGACAAACATCTTGAAACCTGGGTGAAGGCTTCAGGCATTCTCGGAGGCCCAAAAAATGCTTCTCCCACAGTGATTTCACCTAAGCAGTACAAGAAACGTTTCCGGAAAGCAATGTCTGCTTATTTTCTAATGGTGCCAGATCAGTGGTCTTCCTCGACGATACCACGCACTGGCTCCCAATCAGAACTAGCTGAAGAAAACATAGAAGAAAAGGTGCCTACAAAATCATAGTATTGTAAGCCCAGTCTGTAAGTTTCAGTGGGCTATTTTTTTGCCTAGAAATTTTTCTGTAAATGTATAGACTCCTAAATGTTTCCGATATCAAGTGATTTCTTACATGCAAAGAATTTCTTACAAAACTTTTCTTGGTTTCATGTGAATCCGAATTCTCCTTGCATTTCGACTGTTAGGTCTTTTTGTGGCGGTTAATTTTTAAGCCTGTTGCATGTAATTTAAGAAACACAATACTGTTAACTATTAATCCTAACTAGTTTGGCATCGAGACATTGAATGTATAGATCGGTGATTGGAGGTTCTAGtttctctttttttaaaaaaaaaaaaaaaagaataataataataataataattaatatctgATATGCGTTTCACACAAATTCTCCAAGAACTTGAAACTTGCAAGTGACTTAAAAAGTATCCTGTTACATGATAGTTCTAAACGGGACCAATCCATCAAAATTTACTTGTATTCTTCTTCAACTCCCAATTTCAGAGTATATCAGCGCTGCAAATTAAATAACCAATCAAACCACGCATGGGTCTCGCCCTTGCTTGAAATCAGTGCATTAGTTTAAAAAATACTGTGTAGG
It encodes:
- the LOC140891714 gene encoding 1-phosphatidylinositol-3-phosphate 5-kinase FAB1B-like isoform X2 produces the protein MDTPDSKKVSEIVDIVKSWIPRRPEPANMSRDFWMPDQSCRVCYECDSQFNIFNRRHHCRLCGRVFCAKCSANSVPASSSVLKSGQEDGDRIRVCNHCFKQWKEGSTNGDLMAASSPGLSLSPSSSSLISTQSSCRTCNSGCSAGSVGYSVGPFQHVSCDIGPSPRQSEQMDSMSGRQNLATSPRRLDYVDAEDSYTEQFGSYCRSDDEDDSYPSHVSHSGAICLSPSDMCYGTINCGGNENIYHPHEVHPNDVNGDSTCNLTISPEIFESQRVDKATKLGEEAEQNDAQNLTPPVHVLNAVDNEPVDYENNGLLWLPPEPENDEDEREALLSDDDDANEDAGGEWGYLRSGSFGGGECRSRDRSNEEHRESMKRVVDGHFRALITQLLQAENLPVGNHNVEESWLDIITKLSWEAATFLKPDTSMGGGMDPGGYVKVKCIACGHRNESMVARGVVCKKNVAHRRMTSKISKARLLLLGGALEYQRVSNHLSSFDTLLQQEMDHLKMAVTKIDVHHPNVLLVEKSVSRYAQDYLLAKEISLVLNIKRPLLERIARCTGAQIVSSIDHLSAPKLGYCDFFHVEKFMEDLGSAGQGGKKLTKTLMFFEGCPRPLGCTVLLKGASGDELKKVKNVIHYSVFAAYHLSLETSFLADEGASLPEFPLTSPIKVALPDKPSNFERSITMVRNNNLHPSEKPQVFQQPGSQSKNNLFLDIRQSSRIVPMSETDPRGCAPSPNFASATGNTDTILPQEYISDADSYKETSGLGFREFYAAEKPLNQIGETEGKDDLVPNFVFSPEVSRLRFGFSYAHGNKMPPHLNSYESTSLGQDNIDNHGKLASSKEEFLPSPSDHQSILVSLSTRCVWKGSICERAHLFRIKYYGCFDKPLGRYLWDNLFDQGYRCHSCEMPSEAHIYCYTHQQGSLTISVKKFSEFLLPGEREGKIWMWHRCLRCPRTNGFPPATKRVVMSDAAWGLSFGKFLELSFSNHAAASRVASCGHSLHRDCLRFYGFGRMVACFRYAPINVHSVHLPPSKLEFNHQKQEWTQKELDEVSSKARLLFAEVSEALPRISEKIAKSVRTKAPESVQQIAELELMIQMEKEDFEESLQCVFEKEPKSGLPEIDILEINRLRRQLILHAYDWDQRLIHVSRSNFLGWSNSVPQLSEKPGSSGERPTGMDVFSRLGRGFSSCDSSLENFKPDIELAGKEHGQVNSAYEINKSVDTSLIESNINKPDSYQCSGASLTGKPDNPETGKSVRRARSVGQFPPVEALSDNLDAAWTGNLPPAAMVFEENEFISPNLLSRSSSPGIVSTSAEPAESNFASGKSMAEDTHTFNSVLPAKGPSDIGNPSSWMGMPFSTPYQSFNKNSSPNAQKLCKISDYNPVYVSSLRKLVCWGGARLLLPLASRDTVVPVYDDEPTSIISYTLVSPDYKKLMSEEPEILWKDSLGFSSTLSILESFNLFSPHSYDETPSESLRTLGSTDESILSSGSRSFSGLDPVLVPNALHARISFSDDGPPGKVKYNVTCYFAKQFEALRKTCSVSELDFIRSLSRCKKWGAQGGKSNVFFAKTLDDRFIIKQVTKTELESFLKFAPSYFKYLSESLKTGCPTCLAKILGIYQVASKHLKGGKESKLDVLVMENLLFNRNITQLYDLKGSARSRYNSDSSGNNKVLLDQNLLEAMRTSPIFLGTKAKRLLERAVWNDTNFLASIDVMDYSLLVGVDDEKHELVLGIIDFMRQYTWDKHLETWVKASGILGGPKNASPTVISPKQYKKRFRKAMSAYFLMVPDQWSSSTIPRTGSQSELAEENIEEKVPTKS
- the LOC140891714 gene encoding 1-phosphatidylinositol-3-phosphate 5-kinase FAB1B-like isoform X1, translating into MDTPDSKKVSEIVDIVKSWIPRRPEPANMSRDFWMPDQSCRVCYECDSQFNIFNRRHHCRLCGRVFCAKCSANSVPASSSVLKSGQEDGDRIRVCNHCFKQWKEGSTNGDLMAASSPGLSLSPSSSSLISTQSSCRTCNSGCSAGSVGYSVGPFQHVSCDIGPSPRQSEQMDSMSGRQNLATSPRRLDYVDAEDSYTEQFGSYCRSDDEDDSYPSHVSHSGAICLSPSDMCYGTINCGGNENIYHPHEVHPNDVNGDSTCNLTISPEIFESQRVDKATKLGEEAEQNDAQNLTPPVHVLNAVDNEPVDYENNGLLWLPPEPENDEDEREALLSDDDDANEDAGGEWGYLRSGSFGGGECRSRDRSNEEHRESMKRVVDGHFRALITQLLQAENLPVGNHNVEESWLDIITKLSWEAATFLKPDTSMGGGMDPGGYVKVKCIACGHRNESMVARGVVCKKNVAHRRMTSKISKARLLLLGGALEYQRVSNHLSSFDTLLQQEMDHLKMAVTKIDVHHPNVLLVEKSVSRYAQDYLLAKEISLVLNIKRPLLERIARCTGAQIVSSIDHLSAPKLGYCDFFHVEKFMEDLGSAGQGGKKLTKTLMFFEGCPRPLGCTVLLKGASGDELKKVKNVIHYSVFAAYHLSLETSFLADEGASLPEFPLTSPIKVALPDKPSNFERSITMVRNNNLHPSEKPQVFQQPGSQSKNNLFLDIRQSSRIVPMSETDPRGCAPSPNFASATGNTDTILPQEYISDADSYKETSGLGFREFYAAEKPLNQIGETEGKDDLVPNFVFSPEVSRLRFGFSYAHGNKMPPHLNSYESTSLGQDNIDNHGKLASSKEEFLPSPSDHQSILVSLSTRCVWKGSICERAHLFRIKYYGCFDKPLGRYLWDNLFDQGYRCHSCEMPSEAHIYCYTHQQGSLTISVKKFSEFLLPGEREGKIWMWHRCLRCPRTNGFPPATKRVVMSDAAWGLSFGKFLELSFSNHAAASRVASCGHSLHRDCLRFYGSRKIFLHGCTLCSFGRMVACFRYAPINVHSVHLPPSKLEFNHQKQEWTQKELDEVSSKARLLFAEVSEALPRISEKIAKSVRTKAPESVQQIAELELMIQMEKEDFEESLQCVFEKEPKSGLPEIDILEINRLRRQLILHAYDWDQRLIHVSRSNFLGWSNSVPQLSEKPGSSGERPTGMDVFSRLGRGFSSCDSSLENFKPDIELAGKEHGQVNSAYEINKSVDTSLIESNINKPDSYQCSGASLTGKPDNPETGKSVRRARSVGQFPPVEALSDNLDAAWTGNLPPAAMVFEENEFISPNLLSRSSSPGIVSTSAEPAESNFASGKSMAEDTHTFNSVLPAKGPSDIGNPSSWMGMPFSTPYQSFNKNSSPNAQKLCKISDYNPVYVSSLRKLVCWGGARLLLPLASRDTVVPVYDDEPTSIISYTLVSPDYKKLMSEEPEILWKDSLGFSSTLSILESFNLFSPHSYDETPSESLRTLGSTDESILSSGSRSFSGLDPVLVPNALHARISFSDDGPPGKVKYNVTCYFAKQFEALRKTCSVSELDFIRSLSRCKKWGAQGGKSNVFFAKTLDDRFIIKQVTKTELESFLKFAPSYFKYLSESLKTGCPTCLAKILGIYQVASKHLKGGKESKLDVLVMENLLFNRNITQLYDLKGSARSRYNSDSSGNNKVLLDQNLLEAMRTSPIFLGTKAKRLLERAVWNDTNFLASIDVMDYSLLVGVDDEKHELVLGIIDFMRQYTWDKHLETWVKASGILGGPKNASPTVISPKQYKKRFRKAMSAYFLMVPDQWSSSTIPRTGSQSELAEENIEEKVPTKS
- the LOC140891714 gene encoding 1-phosphatidylinositol-3-phosphate 5-kinase FAB1B-like isoform X3, producing MDTPDSKKVSEIVDIVKSWIPRRPEPANMSRDFWMPDQSCRVCYECDSQFNIFNRRHHCRLCGRVFCAKCSANSVPASSSVLKSGQEDGDRIRVCNHCFKQWKEGSTNGDLMAASSPGLSLSPSSSSLISTQSSCRTCNSGCSAGSVGYSVGPFQHVSCDIGPSPRQSEQMDSMSGRQNLATSPRRLDYVDAEDSYTEQFGSYCRSDDEDDSYPSHVSHSGAICLSPSDMCYGTINCGGNENIYHPHEVHPNDVNGDSTCNLTISPEIFESQRVDKATKLGEEAEQNDAQNLTPPVHVLNAVDNEPVDYENNGLLWLPPEPENDEDEREALLSDDDDANEDAGGEWGYLRSGSFGGGECRSRDRSNEEHRESMKRVVDGHFRALITQLLQAENLPVGNHNVEESWLDIITKLSWEAATFLKPDTSMGGGMDPGGYVKVKCIACGHRNESMVARGVVCKKNVAHRRMTSKISKARLLLLGGALEYQRVSNHLSSFDTLLQQEMDHLKMAVTKIDVHHPNVLLVEKSVSRYAQDYLLAKEISLVLNIKRPLLERIARCTGAQIVSSIDHLSAPKLGYCDFFHVEKFMEDLGSAGQGGKKLTKTLMFFEGCPRPLGCTVLLKGASGDELKKVKNVIHYSVFAAYHLSLETSFLADEGASLPEFPLTSPIKVALPDKPSNFERSITMVRNNNLHPSEKPQVFQQPGSQSKNNLFLDIRQSSRIVPMSETDPRGCAPSPNFASATGNTDTILPQEYISDADSYKETSGLGFREFYAAEKPLNQIGETEGKDDLVPNFVFSPEVSRLRFGFSYAHGNKMPPHLNSYESTSLGQDNIDNHGKLASSKEEFLPSPSDHQSILVSLSTRCVWKGSICERAHLFRIKYYGCFDKPLGRYLWDNLFDQGYRCHSCEMPSEAHIYCYTHQQGSLTISVKKFSEFLLPGEREGKIWMWHRCLRCPRTNGFPPATKRVVMSDAAWGLSFGKFLELSFSNHAAASRVASCGHSLHRDCLRFYGSRKIFLHGCTLCSFGRMVACFRYAPINVHSVHLPPSKLEFNHQKQEWTQKELDEVSSKARLLFAEVSEALPRISEKIAKSVRTKAPESVQQIAELELMIQMEKEDFEESLQCVFEKEPKSGLPEIDILEINRLRRQLILHAYDWDQRLIHVSRSNFLGWSNSVPQLSEKPGSSGERPTGMDVFSRLGRGFSSCDSSLENFKPDIELAGKEHGQVNSAYEINKSVDTSLIESNINKPDSYQCSGASLTGKPDNPETGKSVRRARSVGQFPPVEALSDNLDAAWTGNLPPAAMVFEENEFISPNLLSRSSSPGIVSTSAEPAESNFASGKSMAEDTHTFNSVLPAKGPSDIGNPSSWMGMPFSTPYQSFNKNSSPNAQKLCKISDYNPVYVSSLRKLVCWGGARLLLPLASRDTVVPVYDDEPTSIISYTLVSPDYKKLMSEEPEILWKDSLGFSSTLSILESFNLFSPHSYDETPSESLRTLGSTDESILSSGSRSFSV